One genomic region from Rubinisphaera margarita encodes:
- the cas8a1 gene encoding type I-MYXAN CRISPR-associated Cas8a1/Cmx1 — protein sequence MAKKRAVTTLKPKTHGPAQLRMNLFEPGMSILHRAGLGGLACTLDYINRARSLGILDDDDLPGDWSSNQSPWEVDEQTITLNFGQPGAARVYLERLFRIAFDLKDGLIYLPGQYAQEPSLAVRAELQLGMTLTFLQHGKVRQLDKNATVVQYDPEGSGTALATVEYKRCLSYKHQDGWKDICEKTGCLSLKPVKVVGPLSPGTMVRHEKYSNETKIVDTAELILPLYFALIGCIGLPVNRRVGSLVVPDVENLSQFIVDRPQMTPTTVPECRVAENSDAVMQAKVRLKNRGIVHRKAMPSFLATTFKPTPWASQQKSRTWTMDHSREALRQPKDSTGEDDKRRLEQFEIALAVLPPQVRTKREAVSRKVAGKKLSHEIEVAFWSDSVVRALAAENLARDLPWYTNFITLMRDEDANGNPYRYRLATEREGLRAMIQHVSCDYEPERILVNAIHQAIRWRMAQIRTDTDGKDASGVSQATKNRWNRFREELRLNLVGAKTADQTRAAICQLFGRAGSNEVLQQQWQEIIPLVTDAKYWKTARDLGLLALASYASSERQPQED from the coding sequence CGATCCTCCATCGGGCCGGCCTTGGTGGATTGGCTTGCACACTGGACTACATTAATCGGGCTCGGAGTTTGGGGATACTTGATGACGACGATCTACCAGGCGACTGGTCATCCAATCAATCGCCCTGGGAAGTTGACGAACAAACAATCACCCTCAACTTCGGCCAACCGGGAGCGGCTCGTGTTTACCTTGAGAGACTGTTCCGCATTGCCTTCGACCTGAAAGACGGCTTGATCTATCTTCCGGGCCAGTATGCGCAGGAACCTTCCCTGGCCGTTCGTGCGGAACTGCAGTTGGGGATGACGCTAACTTTTCTCCAGCACGGGAAGGTTCGTCAGCTCGATAAGAATGCCACTGTCGTCCAGTACGATCCAGAGGGAAGCGGAACGGCTCTCGCCACGGTTGAATACAAGCGTTGCCTCTCGTACAAGCACCAGGACGGCTGGAAGGATATCTGTGAAAAGACGGGCTGTTTGTCGCTTAAGCCTGTCAAGGTCGTCGGCCCGCTGAGCCCTGGGACGATGGTGCGACACGAAAAATATAGCAACGAGACGAAGATCGTAGACACGGCCGAATTGATTCTGCCGTTATATTTTGCACTTATTGGCTGTATTGGTTTGCCCGTCAATCGACGAGTGGGAAGCCTCGTAGTTCCGGACGTCGAAAACCTCAGCCAATTCATCGTGGACCGCCCGCAGATGACTCCCACGACCGTGCCCGAGTGTCGCGTGGCCGAGAATTCTGATGCGGTCATGCAGGCCAAGGTTCGACTTAAGAACCGTGGCATCGTGCATCGCAAAGCGATGCCCTCCTTCCTAGCGACCACATTCAAGCCGACTCCGTGGGCGAGTCAGCAGAAATCGCGCACTTGGACAATGGACCACAGCAGAGAGGCGTTGCGTCAGCCGAAAGATTCCACGGGCGAAGACGACAAGAGGCGATTGGAGCAGTTTGAAATTGCTTTGGCAGTCTTGCCTCCCCAAGTCCGCACTAAGCGAGAGGCCGTCAGCCGCAAGGTTGCGGGGAAAAAGCTATCGCACGAAATCGAAGTCGCCTTCTGGTCTGACAGTGTTGTCCGCGCATTGGCCGCAGAGAATCTGGCCCGCGACCTGCCGTGGTACACCAATTTCATCACGCTCATGCGGGATGAAGATGCGAATGGCAATCCTTACCGTTACCGACTTGCAACCGAAAGAGAGGGACTTCGAGCGATGATCCAACACGTTTCCTGCGATTACGAGCCAGAAAGGATTCTGGTGAACGCTATTCATCAAGCGATTCGCTGGCGAATGGCTCAGATTAGGACTGACACAGACGGCAAGGATGCGAGCGGTGTGTCCCAGGCAACAAAGAACCGGTGGAACCGGTTTCGGGAAGAGCTTCGCCTAAATCTGGTCGGTGCGAAAACCGCCGATCAAACTCGAGCAGCGATTTGCCAACTCTTTGGCAGGGCTGGCAGCAATGAAGTCCTGCAGCAGCAATGGCAGGAAATCATCCCACTGGTCACGGATGCCAAGTACTGGAAGACCGCTCGTGACCTTGGGCTATTGGCTCTGGCCTCTTATGCCTCCAGTGAACGACAGCCACAAGAAGACTGA
- the cas7i gene encoding type I-B CRISPR-associated protein Cas7/Cst2/DevR, translated as MSLHLFANVVTPFGTAANNRAETEGYITTLQKLIWKGEPHSTVSAEAIRFALRRLLADAEKSGTNRHWNEDARANEWKDHTFDGWNDEKGKTFIDDDLLGFMTAEAAKDEKGKGSANVRRAVLEITRAVSLTPWYGDVTFNAASPGATPSASKGEDRNKNPVPYGTEVHATRYQFGLALTPERLRDKSRAAKALEAVGSLRTVAGNHGRFLFDFSPEAIIIRITRDPAPRLLYCFNSDDSGATVTASALIKRIEVGDVLADELVVGVSDLDSELSQSLRDNGVSQVSGVRGAIQIACESLQQSLNV; from the coding sequence ATGTCACTTCATCTCTTTGCGAATGTCGTCACTCCCTTTGGAACAGCCGCAAACAATCGCGCTGAAACAGAGGGCTACATCACCACCTTACAGAAACTGATCTGGAAGGGAGAACCACACAGCACTGTCAGTGCGGAAGCCATCCGCTTCGCACTGCGGCGGTTACTCGCAGATGCTGAAAAGTCAGGAACTAATCGCCATTGGAACGAAGATGCCCGCGCTAACGAATGGAAAGACCATACGTTTGACGGCTGGAACGACGAAAAGGGAAAGACCTTCATCGACGACGATCTCCTTGGATTCATGACCGCCGAAGCGGCCAAAGACGAGAAAGGCAAGGGATCGGCCAATGTCCGCCGTGCTGTGCTCGAAATTACCCGGGCAGTCTCGCTAACTCCCTGGTACGGTGATGTGACCTTCAATGCCGCGTCGCCCGGCGCCACTCCGTCCGCCTCCAAAGGTGAAGACAGAAACAAGAATCCCGTTCCCTATGGCACTGAAGTCCATGCGACTCGGTACCAGTTCGGCCTGGCATTGACTCCAGAGCGCCTGCGCGACAAGAGTCGAGCTGCAAAAGCACTGGAAGCAGTAGGCTCTCTACGGACGGTCGCAGGGAATCACGGTCGTTTTCTGTTCGATTTCTCGCCTGAAGCAATCATTATTCGCATCACGCGAGATCCCGCCCCCAGATTGCTCTATTGTTTTAACTCCGATGACAGTGGAGCGACAGTCACGGCATCGGCTCTCATTAAACGCATCGAAGTCGGAGACGTTCTCGCTGATGAACTGGTGGTTGGGGTGAGCGACCTTGATTCCGAACTGTCACAATCACTGCGCGATAATGGCGTCTCTCAGGTGAGTGGAGTCCGGGGTGCAATTCAAATTGCCTGTGAATCACTGCAGCAATCTCTCAATGTTTAG
- the cas5 gene encoding type I-MYXAN CRISPR-associated protein Cas5/Cmx5/DevS codes for MLGLYVSVPIACFRRGRAREYLETELLPPPSMCYGFFLSLVGETDRENHIGCRVSPSIVFSLNPDEMPGQFTSDLSVVLRTVWRVKSKPLGSAGNTRPDYQQLLSNIHLVIWLDSSGETCERTLEQRVQEALTSPGNIQRFGGLSLGESTHLVDEVVEIERWLARQKHPVSARRFELDPKGNLSLPVWVDHVGSQGTRYVRGSLIPGSIQTPESGRMPQISPENDSTVSQ; via the coding sequence ATGCTGGGACTTTACGTCAGTGTGCCCATCGCCTGTTTCCGACGGGGGCGAGCCCGGGAATATCTGGAAACCGAACTCCTTCCACCGCCATCCATGTGTTACGGCTTCTTTCTCTCGCTGGTGGGTGAGACCGATCGTGAGAATCACATCGGCTGCCGAGTCAGTCCTTCAATCGTCTTTTCCTTAAACCCGGATGAGATGCCGGGACAGTTTACGTCAGATCTTAGTGTCGTCCTGCGGACAGTCTGGCGAGTGAAGAGCAAACCGTTGGGCTCAGCTGGCAATACGCGACCTGATTATCAACAATTACTGTCCAATATCCACCTGGTCATCTGGCTTGATTCTTCTGGCGAGACATGCGAACGGACGCTTGAGCAGCGCGTGCAGGAAGCGCTCACAAGCCCAGGCAACATCCAGCGGTTTGGAGGGTTAAGTCTGGGAGAAAGCACGCATCTGGTTGATGAAGTTGTCGAAATCGAACGCTGGTTGGCGCGGCAAAAGCATCCGGTTTCGGCACGGCGTTTCGAGTTGGACCCAAAAGGAAATCTGTCGCTCCCCGTGTGGGTCGATCACGTTGGCTCACAAGGAACCAGGTACGTGCGGGGAAGCCTTATTCCAGGATCGATTCAGACTCCGGAATCTGGACGGATGCCGCAAATCTCGCCCGAAAACGACTCGACGGTCTCTCAGTAA
- a CDS encoding type I-MYXAN CRISPR-associated endonuclease Cas4/Cas1, whose protein sequence is MIVSSTADRSIDPPLRVMALHALLYCERLFYLEEVEEIRVADANVYAGRRLHDDVAGLDDETPEKRSLELSSDQWGLFGKVDAVRRRDGKWVVYEHKRGRCRRGDNKEPLAWDSDRIQAVAYAVLLEEHFGESVPEARIRYHADKATAFVQIDQQARDDLRTAVTRADHLRNTVGRPAVTENERLCTRCSLAPVCLPEEERLLENRGETASDTSSPEAGAYPSNRERQTLHVTAQKAYVTRRGESLVVKTEEGDQVLPIEQVDTLVIHGHGQVTTQAIHLCAWKGVGIEWMSYGGRFTAGLTNSPGRVQQRIRQYRALARPDNCLRLAKALVHCKIENQLKYLLRSTRSEAAKREQIQPSIDRIRECVKKSSSSPSLETLRGLEGMAAKQYFAALPVLLGQSVPDELRPTGRTRRPPTDRFNALLSYGYSLIQATVHRSITEVGLEASLGFLHQPRSAAHPLVLDLMELFRTSLWEVPLIGSVNRLQWKTDEDFSIAGAQVWLSQEGRKKAIGLFEQRLQESYKHPLMGKSLTFARLVELEVRLLEKEWTESPGLFAQWRLR, encoded by the coding sequence ATGATTGTTTCCTCTACTGCCGACCGTTCAATCGATCCCCCGCTGCGTGTCATGGCATTGCATGCCTTGCTGTACTGCGAGCGGTTATTCTATCTGGAGGAAGTAGAAGAGATTCGCGTTGCCGACGCCAACGTCTACGCCGGGCGACGGCTGCACGATGATGTGGCGGGTCTTGATGATGAGACACCAGAGAAGCGATCACTGGAACTGTCCAGCGATCAATGGGGGCTCTTTGGCAAGGTCGATGCCGTGAGGCGGCGGGATGGCAAGTGGGTCGTGTATGAGCACAAACGCGGCCGCTGCCGGCGCGGAGATAATAAGGAGCCGTTGGCCTGGGACAGCGATCGCATTCAAGCTGTTGCCTATGCCGTGTTGCTGGAGGAACACTTTGGCGAGTCTGTTCCCGAGGCCCGTATCCGATATCACGCGGACAAGGCGACGGCTTTCGTGCAGATCGACCAGCAGGCACGCGATGATCTTCGCACAGCTGTGACACGAGCAGACCATCTTCGCAACACTGTCGGTCGTCCCGCCGTGACGGAGAATGAACGGCTCTGCACGCGCTGTTCTCTAGCGCCGGTCTGTCTGCCGGAGGAAGAGCGGCTGCTTGAGAACAGAGGCGAGACTGCCTCCGATACATCGTCGCCGGAAGCCGGCGCGTATCCCAGCAATCGTGAACGGCAAACGCTGCACGTGACGGCTCAAAAGGCCTACGTCACTCGGCGGGGAGAAAGCCTGGTGGTCAAGACAGAGGAGGGTGATCAGGTTTTGCCCATCGAACAGGTCGACACGCTAGTGATTCACGGACACGGACAGGTAACCACGCAGGCCATCCACCTCTGTGCCTGGAAAGGCGTCGGTATTGAATGGATGTCGTATGGAGGACGTTTCACCGCGGGCCTGACCAACTCTCCCGGGCGAGTTCAGCAGAGAATTCGTCAGTATCGGGCGCTCGCGCGACCCGACAATTGCCTCCGGCTCGCGAAGGCACTCGTTCACTGCAAGATCGAGAACCAGCTCAAATACCTGCTGAGATCGACCCGTAGCGAAGCTGCCAAACGAGAACAGATTCAACCATCCATTGACCGCATTCGCGAATGCGTCAAGAAGTCCAGCAGTTCCCCGTCGCTGGAAACTCTTCGAGGATTGGAAGGCATGGCGGCCAAGCAGTATTTCGCGGCCCTTCCCGTTCTTCTGGGACAGTCAGTGCCCGACGAATTGCGACCAACCGGCCGTACGCGACGCCCGCCAACCGACCGCTTCAACGCTCTGCTCAGCTATGGCTATTCACTCATCCAGGCGACCGTGCATCGCAGCATTACGGAGGTCGGACTCGAAGCCTCGCTTGGCTTCCTGCATCAGCCCCGCTCGGCGGCCCATCCGCTCGTTCTCGATCTGATGGAATTGTTCCGGACATCCCTCTGGGAAGTTCCTTTGATTGGTAGCGTCAATCGCTTGCAATGGAAAACCGACGAGGATTTTTCCATCGCTGGTGCGCAAGTCTGGCTATCGCAAGAAGGGCGCAAGAAGGCGATCGGACTGTTCGAGCAACGATTGCAGGAGTCTTACAAGCACCCGTTGATGGGGAAATCTCTAACGTTTGCTCGGCTGGTCGAACTCGAAGTGCGGCTCCTGGAAAAAGAATGGACCGAGTCACCCGGATTGTTCGCCCAATGGCGTCTCCGATAG
- the cas2 gene encoding CRISPR-associated endonuclease Cas2 codes for MSAKHWHLISYDVRDPKRLRKVAQKLEAYGNRVQYSVFRCRLDRPTLEKLHWELNQLMTGEDDLLVIPLCPSCAGRVPIHSTGDQSSWAEPLPSFRVI; via the coding sequence ATGTCTGCTAAACATTGGCATCTCATCAGCTACGATGTACGCGATCCGAAGCGGCTGAGAAAAGTCGCACAGAAGCTGGAAGCTTACGGCAATCGAGTGCAATATAGCGTCTTCCGGTGCCGACTCGATCGCCCGACCCTGGAGAAGCTGCACTGGGAATTGAACCAACTCATGACAGGTGAGGATGACTTACTGGTGATTCCGCTCTGCCCGAGTTGTGCCGGGCGAGTTCCCATTCACTCCACGGGAGACCAGAGCTCGTGGGCCGAACCGCTCCCTTCATTTCGAGTCATTTAA
- a CDS encoding HesA/MoeB/ThiF family protein: MTTSEEVPDRFSRQQDLVPQGRLSEITVTVIGVGAIGRQVALQLASIGARKLQLIDFDTVDLTNITTQGYLRGDIGHPKIIATAAAISGIDPSIELELIQDRFRPKQQVGEAVFCCVDSIAARAAIWRAVGPRCSFWADGRMLGEVIRVLTASDPDSNWHYRDTFFDQADAHCGTCTSKSTIYAASIAAGMMTHQFTRWLRGLSTDRDTTLNLLAAEWTLTEML; encoded by the coding sequence ATGACAACTTCTGAAGAGGTTCCGGATCGCTTCAGTCGACAGCAGGACTTGGTGCCCCAAGGCCGTCTGTCCGAAATCACGGTGACTGTGATCGGAGTTGGCGCGATCGGGCGGCAGGTCGCTCTACAGCTGGCATCGATTGGAGCTCGGAAATTGCAGCTGATCGATTTCGACACCGTCGATTTGACGAACATCACGACTCAAGGATACCTGCGAGGCGATATCGGTCATCCAAAGATTATAGCGACGGCAGCAGCCATCTCCGGAATCGATCCCTCGATCGAACTCGAACTGATTCAGGACCGGTTTCGACCGAAGCAACAGGTCGGCGAAGCGGTATTCTGCTGCGTGGATTCAATCGCTGCCCGGGCAGCGATCTGGCGAGCGGTTGGTCCACGCTGCTCATTTTGGGCGGATGGTCGCATGCTGGGAGAAGTCATCAGGGTACTGACGGCCTCAGATCCCGACAGCAATTGGCACTACAGGGACACGTTCTTCGATCAAGCGGATGCCCACTGCGGAACATGCACGTCGAAAAGCACGATATACGCGGCCAGCATTGCTGCTGGCATGATGACGCATCAATTCACTCGCTGGCTTCGAGGCCTTTCCACCGACCGTGATACGACTCTCAACCTTCTCGCGGCGGAATGGACTCTTACTGAGATGTTATGA
- a CDS encoding MoaD/ThiS family protein, which yields MKVLFINNDGGGFADYVEVPAGMTVMQLFERHTGSSKAHNYLIRVNRQPCSADQVLQEGDRVSFTPTKIEGAAAPQS from the coding sequence ATGAAGGTCCTCTTTATCAACAACGATGGCGGCGGTTTTGCAGACTACGTCGAAGTTCCCGCCGGCATGACCGTGATGCAGCTCTTCGAGCGACACACCGGCTCCAGCAAGGCTCACAACTATCTCATCCGGGTCAACCGCCAACCTTGCTCGGCCGACCAGGTGCTGCAGGAAGGTGACCGGGTGTCGTTCACGCCGACGAAGATTGAGGGGGCGGCAGCTCCACAGTCGTGA